One part of the Ancylomarina subtilis genome encodes these proteins:
- a CDS encoding restriction endonuclease subunit S — MSSKWTYFRLIEICTKIGSGATPTGGKSTYTDFGEYALIRSQNVLDFVFSYNGLAYINKKQATKLNNVAIEKNDVLINITGDSVARVCMVPENVLPARVNQHVSILRVNPSLFSAKLLKYLLLSNDNKDKLLSLASSGATRNALTKSMLENFVVYAPKDPVDQEKLAQNLQSLDDKIANNNRINQTLEEMAQALFKSWFVDFEPVKAKMQAIAQGNDPQIAAMEVISGKTAEETQNFADVKYDELRTTADLFPDSLVESELGLIPEGWSVGSIGDVYPSFGGYAFKSKDFKEEGYPVIKIKNIGEDGRVNLIDTQKISPELVIDKERFRLQDGDILMAMTGATIGKVGIVVNGENPSFLNQRVAKFGSVSKIKSGNWFAYQFFKLEENRSLIISSSQGSAQPNISTTGIDSLKTTIDNFELINRFNTKVDILFRIWINNEKECRKLSELRDSLLPKLLSGNIFTFNSIDNA, encoded by the coding sequence ATGAGCTCTAAATGGACTTATTTTAGACTTATTGAAATTTGCACAAAAATTGGTTCTGGTGCTACACCAACTGGGGGAAAGTCTACATATACAGATTTTGGTGAGTATGCTCTAATACGAAGTCAAAATGTGTTGGATTTTGTTTTTTCGTATAATGGTTTGGCTTATATCAATAAGAAACAGGCTACAAAGTTGAATAACGTAGCAATTGAAAAGAATGATGTGCTAATCAATATAACTGGTGATAGCGTCGCTCGTGTTTGTATGGTTCCTGAAAATGTTTTGCCTGCTAGAGTCAATCAACATGTTTCAATTTTGCGAGTAAATCCAAGTTTGTTTTCTGCTAAACTTCTCAAATATCTTTTGCTTTCGAACGATAACAAAGATAAATTACTATCTCTAGCATCCTCTGGAGCAACAAGAAATGCATTGACAAAATCAATGCTTGAAAATTTTGTGGTATATGCTCCTAAAGATCCAGTTGATCAAGAGAAACTTGCTCAAAATTTGCAAAGTCTCGACGACAAAATCGCCAACAACAACCGCATCAATCAAACGCTTGAAGAGATGGCACAAGCCCTCTTTAAATCTTGGTTTGTCGATTTTGAACCTGTAAAAGCAAAAATGCAGGCCATTGCCCAAGGCAACGATCCACAAATTGCAGCTATGGAAGTTATCAGTGGAAAAACCGCCGAAGAAACTCAAAACTTTGCCGATGTCAAATACGACGAACTACGCACCACTGCCGATCTTTTTCCGGATTCTTTGGTAGAGAGTGAATTGGGTTTGATTCCGGAGGGATGGAGTGTTGGCTCTATAGGTGATGTATACCCTTCCTTTGGTGGTTATGCTTTTAAAAGCAAAGATTTTAAAGAAGAAGGTTATCCTGTAATTAAAATAAAAAATATAGGTGAAGATGGAAGGGTCAATTTAATTGATACTCAAAAAATATCGCCTGAGTTAGTTATAGATAAAGAAAGATTTAGATTACAAGATGGTGATATCCTGATGGCAATGACCGGTGCCACAATTGGTAAAGTGGGTATTGTGGTAAATGGTGAAAATCCAAGTTTTTTAAATCAACGTGTTGCCAAGTTTGGAAGTGTTTCTAAAATCAAAAGTGGTAATTGGTTTGCGTATCAATTTTTTAAACTTGAAGAAAATAGAAGTTTGATTATTTCTTCAAGTCAAGGTAGTGCTCAACCTAATATAAGTACTACTGGCATTGATTCTCTGAAAACCACAATTGATAATTTTGAGCTAATTAACAGGTTTAATACTAAAGTTGATATTTTATTTAGAATTTGGATTAATAATGAAAAAGAGTGTCGAAAATTATCGGAATTAAGAGATTCTTTATTACCCAAACTCCTATCAGGAAATATATTTACTTTTAATTCTATTGATAATGCCTAA
- a CDS encoding type I restriction-modification system subunit M, translating to MTSLEEQKFLNDLDKKLWTAADKLRSTLSAAEYKHAVLGLIFVKYVSDSFASRRKDLEKDLRNPEHDYFLDAADFNSPEEYEAEINLELEVRDYYTEKNVFWVPMRARWKVLQDNAKLPAGADLPWSKINAKGEEVPEKMKTVGFLIDDSLEAIEKDNPKLKGILNKTYSRLNLDDSKLGELIDLVATIPFNHGSLGSKDILGHVYEYFLGQFASAEGKKGGQFYTPKSIVSLIVEMLQPYKGRVYDPAMGSGGFFVQSEKFIKEFGGKIDNISVYGQEYNHTTWQLAAMNMAIRGIDFNFGKQPADTMNNDLHPDLRADYIMANPPFNMKEWWQEKLEGDVRWKYGTPPQNNANFAWLQHMIHHLSPQGSMALLLANGSMSSNTNSEGEIRKNILEDDLVECMVALPGQLFTNTQIPACIWFLNKNKEATDKKRARKGEVLFIDAREKGYMKDRVLRDFTLDDIKDIADTFHKWQGSSLSGVEVPALSEVEGYEDIPGFCKSVTLDDIRKNDYVLTPGRYVGTEEQEEDSEPFAEKMTRLTTDLKKQLAEGNRLEAEIKKQLGGLGYEL from the coding sequence ATGACATCATTAGAAGAACAAAAATTCTTAAACGATCTAGATAAAAAGCTTTGGACAGCAGCCGATAAACTGCGTTCAACCCTTTCAGCAGCCGAATACAAACATGCCGTATTAGGTTTAATATTTGTAAAATACGTGAGTGATTCTTTTGCCAGCAGAAGAAAAGATCTCGAAAAAGACCTAAGAAATCCTGAACACGATTACTTTCTTGATGCTGCAGATTTTAACTCTCCCGAAGAGTACGAGGCAGAGATCAATCTGGAATTGGAAGTAAGAGATTACTACACCGAAAAGAATGTGTTTTGGGTACCAATGCGTGCACGTTGGAAAGTTTTGCAGGATAACGCCAAACTACCTGCCGGTGCCGATTTACCTTGGAGCAAGATAAACGCCAAGGGTGAAGAAGTACCCGAGAAAATGAAAACGGTAGGTTTCTTAATCGACGATTCTCTGGAAGCCATTGAGAAAGACAATCCAAAATTGAAGGGCATTCTCAACAAAACTTATTCACGCTTAAATTTGGACGATAGCAAGCTGGGCGAACTCATCGACTTAGTGGCAACCATTCCTTTTAATCATGGAAGCCTGGGATCGAAAGATATTCTTGGACATGTATACGAATATTTTCTCGGGCAATTTGCCAGTGCCGAGGGCAAAAAGGGTGGACAGTTCTACACTCCAAAGTCTATTGTTAGCCTGATTGTTGAAATGCTACAGCCTTACAAAGGCCGTGTTTACGATCCTGCCATGGGTTCTGGTGGTTTCTTTGTACAGAGCGAAAAGTTTATTAAAGAGTTTGGTGGCAAAATTGATAATATATCGGTATACGGACAGGAATACAACCACACAACATGGCAATTGGCTGCCATGAACATGGCCATTCGTGGTATCGACTTCAACTTTGGAAAACAACCTGCCGATACCATGAACAACGATTTGCACCCCGACCTGCGTGCCGATTACATAATGGCCAATCCACCCTTTAACATGAAGGAGTGGTGGCAAGAGAAACTGGAAGGCGATGTGCGTTGGAAATACGGCACACCACCTCAAAACAACGCCAACTTTGCCTGGTTACAGCACATGATTCACCACCTTAGCCCACAAGGCTCTATGGCGCTTCTGTTGGCTAATGGATCTATGAGTTCCAATACCAACAGCGAAGGCGAAATCCGTAAAAATATTCTCGAAGACGACTTGGTAGAGTGTATGGTAGCACTGCCAGGGCAATTGTTTACCAACACACAAATACCAGCCTGTATTTGGTTCTTAAACAAAAACAAAGAGGCCACCGACAAGAAACGCGCCCGCAAAGGTGAAGTGCTTTTTATCGATGCCCGCGAAAAAGGTTATATGAAAGACCGCGTCCTTCGCGACTTCACCCTCGATGATATTAAAGACATTGCCGACACATTTCACAAATGGCAAGGCAGCTCCCTGAGCGGAGTCGAAGTGCCTGCCCTGAGCGAAGTCGAAGGGTATGAAGACATCCCCGGCTTCTGCAAATCTGTTACCCTCGATGATATCCGCAAAAACGATTACGTGCTGACACCTGGCCGCTACGTGGGTACCGAAGAGCAGGAAGAGGATAGCGAACCCTTTGCCGAAAAAATGACACGCCTTACCACCGATTTAAAAAAACAATTAGCCGAAGGCAACCGTCTGGAAGCAGAAATTAAAAAGCAATTGGGAGGATTGGGGTATGAGCTCTAA
- a CDS encoding SIR2 family protein, translating into MPKEYLKYLYNEHLNSDGGIEIESSFFQRSQILSEIEPETYEITFEEWENSRKEELLSKANKILGLYDNSKRFEKLKKAYNTRMLTPFIGAGLSMLSGYPSWTSFLYQLCEESDLTEEELDKLLKLGKYEEAAQELYNDLGNELFNEYLENEFSHEKNIIGAINYLPLLFNQSSIITTNFDNVLEKIFDGKDNGFDEIKSGKYLDEVIRKTASGSRILIKLHGDCTQIQDRVLTLNEYENAYVDTRVLSKFIERFIFKGTLLFLGCSLSNDRTISTMKKFVQEEGADGIPRHYTFMEEILDEKDRRQKKRELAKANIFPIWYPTDEHDESIEALFFKLMEDNL; encoded by the coding sequence ATGCCTAAAGAGTATTTAAAATATTTATATAATGAGCATCTCAATAGTGATGGGGGTATAGAAATTGAGAGTTCTTTTTTTCAACGAAGTCAAATACTCTCGGAAATTGAACCTGAAACATATGAGATAACTTTTGAAGAATGGGAAAATTCAAGGAAAGAAGAACTATTGTCAAAAGCCAATAAAATATTAGGTCTCTATGATAATTCAAAGAGATTTGAAAAGTTGAAAAAAGCATACAATACTAGGATGTTAACTCCTTTCATTGGTGCTGGTTTGTCAATGCTAAGTGGTTATCCTTCTTGGACTTCTTTTCTATATCAGTTATGTGAGGAATCAGATTTAACAGAAGAGGAATTAGATAAATTATTGAAATTAGGAAAATATGAAGAAGCTGCACAAGAGCTATATAATGACCTAGGGAATGAATTGTTTAATGAATATCTTGAGAATGAATTTTCTCATGAGAAAAACATTATTGGAGCTATAAATTACCTACCTCTTTTATTTAACCAAAGTTCAATAATAACCACAAATTTTGATAATGTATTGGAAAAGATTTTTGATGGTAAGGATAATGGTTTTGATGAAATTAAAAGTGGAAAATATCTTGATGAAGTTATTCGTAAAACTGCCAGTGGCAGCAGGATTTTAATCAAACTTCATGGTGATTGCACACAGATTCAAGATAGAGTATTAACTCTCAATGAATATGAAAATGCTTATGTGGATACTAGAGTGCTTTCAAAATTTATTGAGCGATTTATATTTAAAGGAACATTATTGTTCCTTGGATGTAGTTTGTCAAATGATCGCACAATAAGTACAATGAAAAAATTTGTACAAGAAGAAGGAGCTGACGGCATACCAAGGCATTATACCTTTATGGAAGAGATTTTAGATGAAAAGGATAGAAGACAAAAAAAACGAGAATTAGCTAAGGCAAATATTTTCCCTATTTGGTACCCAACTGATGAACATGATGAATCGATTGAGGCTTTATTTTTTAAATTAATGGAGGATAATTTATGA